A region of Labeo rohita strain BAU-BD-2019 chromosome 2, IGBB_LRoh.1.0, whole genome shotgun sequence DNA encodes the following proteins:
- the LOC127183303 gene encoding uncharacterized protein LOC127183303: MANDETLRSLMFTLSYVLMKRRRDVTSADAQRRREVQRRVAHRQYFHQRHKRMIMMMIAQTSRPTGDLPARPTRVWSNIESTDWWERVVMREFQPSDWLEKFRMTKETFFLLCGKLKPRLNRQDTRLRPALPLEKRVAVALWRLASNVEYRTISTLFGVGRSTVCKCVRDVCHAIVLLLRPLYLRTPSEHELEDAARLFATRWGFPHCVGAVGSLHVPIIAPSSNTDNYWNSRGWLSVVTQGAVNGLGQFWDVCAGFPGSTEHSAILQNSTLWARGCDGGGFLLHDPPLDFMGRPLGYLMLGDAGYPLKSWLLKSYPESSELTAGQRAFNRKLERARGVVDEAFLRLRARWQCLLKRNDCRMDVVPTMILACCVLHNVCEVHGDEFDERWEEAVRHEESPQPADEVSPSADDRDGEEVRALFCEYFLQQENQQRTLAC, from the exons ATGGCAAACGACGAGACGCTGCGCTCGTTGATGTTCACGCTCAGTTACGTGCTGATGAAGCGGCGGCGCGACGTCACCAGCGCGGACGCGCAGCGCAGACGCGAAGTTCAGCGGCGCGTCGCGCACAGACAGTATTTTCACcagaggcacaagaggatgATCATG ATGATGATCGCTCAGACGTCTCGTCCCACCGGCGACCTGCCGGCGCGTCCCACGCGGGTTTGGAGCAACATCGAGAGCACCGACTGGTGGGAGCGCGTGGTCATGAGGGAGTTCCAGCCGTCCGACTGGCTGGAGAAGTTCCGCATGACCAAAGAGACGTTCTTCCTCCTCTGCGGCAAACTGAAGCCGCGCCTCAACCGGCAGGACACGCGGCTCCGCCCGGCGCTGCCGCTGGAGAAACGCGTGGCCGTGGCGCTGTGGCGTCTCGCCTCCAACGTGGAGTACCGCACCATCAGCACGCTGTTCGGCGTGGGCCGCTCCACCGTGTGCAAGTGCGTGCGGGACGTGTGCCACGCCATCGTGCTGCTGCTGCGGCCGCTGTACCTGCGCACGCCCAGCGAGCACGAGCTGGAGGACGCCGCGCGCCTCTTCGCCACCCGCTGGGGCTTCCCGCACTGCGTGGGCGCCGTCGGCAGCCTCCACGTGCCCATCATCGCGCCGTCCAGCAACACCGACAACTACTGGAACAGCCGCGGCTGGCTGTCGGTCGTCACGCAGGGCGCCGTCAACGGGCTGGGCCAGTTCTGGGACGTGTGCGCCGGCTTCCCGGGCAGCACCGAGCACTCGGCCATCCTGCAGAACTCCACGCTGTGGGCGCGCGGCTGCGACGGCGGCGGCTTCCTGCTGCACGACCCGCCGCTGGACTTCATGGGCCGGCCGCTGGGCTACCTGATGCTGGGCGACGCCGGCTACCCGCTGAAGAGCTGGCTGCTGAAGAGCTACCCCGAGTCCAGCGAGCTCACGGCCGGCCAGAGGGCCTTCAACCGCAAGCTGGAGCGGGCGCGCGGCGTGGTGGACGAGGCCTTCCTGCGGCTGCGCGCGCGCTGGCAGTGCCTGCTGAAGCGCAACGACTGCCGCATGGACGTGGTGCCCACCATGATCCTGGCCTGCTGCGTCCTGCACAACGTGTGCGAGGTGCACGGCGACGAGTTCGACGAGCGCTGGGAGGAGGCCGTGCGGCACGAGGAGAGTCCGCAGCCCGCCGACGAGGTGTCGCCGTCGGCCGACGACCGCGACGGTGAGGAAGTCAGGGCGCTCTTCTGCGAGTACTTCCTGCAGCAGGAGAACCAGCAGAGGACGTTAGCCTGTTGA
- the LOC127183369 gene encoding uncharacterized protein LOC127183369, producing MDKSVMPRPHEPPLLPPSGEEEVFFKNYIPPARDAIHLPIHIFYIILASIIIVTTLYAIIGHLIKDLIHDLADYLFGQQPEEVPINLCETKDKFMADWCPETSPELEEMARAEEIRVVMEGARYTPAIWIISDGIEPRAPRSSPRVAFGKNV from the exons ATGGATAAGAGCGTGATGCCCAGACCGCATGAGCCTCCTCTGCTGCCCCCCTCTGGAGAGGAGGAAGTTTTCTTCAAGAATTACATCCCACCTGCTCGAGACGCCATCCATCTGCCCATCCACATCTTCTACATCATCCTCGCCTCCATCATCATAGTGACGACGCTCTACGCCATCATCGGGCACCTCATCAAAGACCTGATACACGACTTAGCCG ACTATTTGTTCGGCCAGCAGCCGGAGGAGGTGCCGATCAACCTGTGCGAGACCAAAGACAAATTCATGGCCGACTGGTGTCCGGAGACCAGCCCGGAGCTGGAGGAGATGGCCCGCGCCGAGGAGATCCGGGTGGTGATGGAGGGCGCCAGGTACACCCCGGCCATATGGATCATCTCCGACGGGATCGAGCCCAGAGCGCCACGCAGCAGCCCGCGGGTCGCATTTGGCAAGAACGTATAG